A window of the Butyricimonas faecalis genome harbors these coding sequences:
- a CDS encoding DUF5672 family protein has product MMPNKECNSQHLVKIVIPIYKTDLNVYETVSLNQVVDVLKNYTKIIIKPTNLDVKAILDKYDNQFDVQDFDDDYFTDLVGYNRLMLSPEFYGRFEDSKYILIYQLDAFVFRDELAYWCSLNYDYIGAPWLNKRKYQQPWMKAFLKIRGGIYSILKIKHRQQCFYKVGNGGFSLRKTDSCYRMTVAKQKLIRYYLQHVRESSRYNEDVFWGIEAIKDDNFIIPSWSEALGFSFDLFPEIGFKLSKGHLPFGCHRWYKELKFWNKYISIKPEN; this is encoded by the coding sequence ATGATGCCCAACAAGGAATGTAATTCTCAACATTTAGTGAAAATTGTTATTCCCATTTATAAAACTGATTTGAATGTTTATGAAACAGTCTCGTTGAATCAGGTTGTAGATGTTTTAAAAAATTACACGAAAATTATTATTAAACCCACGAATCTTGATGTGAAAGCTATACTTGACAAATATGATAATCAATTTGACGTTCAAGATTTCGATGACGATTATTTTACAGATCTCGTTGGCTACAATCGGTTGATGTTATCTCCTGAATTTTATGGACGCTTTGAGGATTCTAAATATATTTTGATATATCAATTGGATGCATTTGTTTTTCGTGATGAGCTGGCCTATTGGTGTAGCTTGAATTACGACTACATAGGAGCTCCTTGGTTAAACAAGCGAAAATATCAGCAACCGTGGATGAAAGCATTTTTGAAAATCAGGGGAGGCATTTATTCTATTTTGAAGATAAAGCACCGTCAGCAATGTTTCTATAAAGTAGGTAATGGAGGATTTTCATTGCGGAAGACCGATTCATGTTACAGGATGACGGTTGCCAAACAAAAATTGATCCGGTATTATCTTCAACACGTTCGGGAAAGCAGCCGGTATAATGAAGATGTATTTTGGGGAATAGAAGCGATTAAAGACGATAACTTTATTATTCCTTCTTGGTCTGAAGCTCTCGGTTTTTCCTTTGATCTATTCCCGGAGATAGGTTTCAAACTTTCCAAGGGGCATCTTCCTTTTGGTTGCCACCGTTGGTATAAGGAGTTAAAATTTTGGAACAAATATATTTCGATAAAACCAGAAAATTGA
- a CDS encoding capsule assembly Wzi family protein — translation MKKISLFLFLFLLFFYTQGQKRSVDYKTSLTGFVASQNTLPFWAINNKHGLIPNGHGALLEVGLFSDFTNRHKIQFAYGVSVAGFLSRPDNHLILDQLYARARWRNLRLDLGMIHPAEEYQGISSTNGNFIRSGNARTFPGYNLNSEYMKIPCTQGILSIKFNWADYMMIDDRYVKDTRLHNKSVFLKIKPHQRWEIIVGLEHWAQWAGTSPDKGKQPSSFHDYLRIICAKEGGIGASVSDSINALGNHLGREHLAINYLADNYTLSFYHDIPFEDGSGTDFRSFPDGTYCFYYGSKKKDQWITDIIYEFYYTKYQSGSRHDRPATPKEMEKQDPKSHFYGRKVLGGCDNYFNNGEYRSGWTLYERVIGSPFMTPGLSGNITRIINNRVVAHHVGMKGRAWQTTPYKLMLSYSRNYGTYGNPMKKNQLSGALEITLPFKNLPFAVETGIYGDLGDLFKDNFGFTIKLSRKGKLLK, via the coding sequence ATGAAAAAAATATCATTATTCCTCTTCCTCTTCTTACTATTCTTTTACACACAGGGACAAAAACGAAGTGTCGATTACAAAACCTCACTTACCGGATTCGTGGCAAGCCAAAACACGTTACCCTTTTGGGCTATAAACAACAAACATGGATTGATACCCAATGGCCATGGGGCCCTACTGGAAGTCGGTCTTTTCTCCGACTTCACGAACCGTCATAAAATTCAATTTGCTTACGGTGTATCAGTTGCCGGATTCTTATCCCGCCCGGACAACCACCTGATTTTAGATCAACTATATGCACGTGCTCGCTGGCGTAACCTTCGCCTAGACCTCGGCATGATCCATCCCGCAGAAGAATACCAGGGCATATCCTCCACAAACGGCAATTTCATCCGTTCCGGAAATGCCCGAACCTTCCCGGGCTACAACCTGAATAGCGAATACATGAAAATTCCCTGCACCCAAGGCATTTTATCCATCAAATTCAACTGGGCCGACTACATGATGATTGACGATCGCTACGTGAAAGACACCCGTCTGCATAACAAATCCGTGTTTTTAAAAATAAAACCCCACCAACGCTGGGAAATCATCGTCGGCCTTGAACATTGGGCCCAATGGGCAGGGACCTCTCCCGACAAGGGTAAACAACCCTCCTCATTCCATGATTACCTCCGCATCATTTGTGCCAAAGAAGGAGGCATCGGAGCGAGCGTCAGCGACTCGATCAACGCTTTGGGCAATCATTTGGGAAGAGAACATTTGGCCATTAACTATTTGGCAGACAACTACACCCTCTCTTTCTACCACGACATCCCTTTTGAAGATGGTTCGGGCACCGATTTCCGTTCCTTTCCGGATGGGACCTACTGTTTTTATTACGGTTCCAAGAAAAAGGATCAATGGATCACGGACATTATCTACGAATTCTATTACACGAAATATCAATCCGGCTCCCGGCATGATCGGCCCGCCACGCCAAAAGAAATGGAGAAACAAGACCCGAAGAGTCATTTTTATGGCCGGAAAGTACTGGGTGGATGTGATAACTACTTCAACAATGGCGAGTATCGAAGCGGGTGGACGTTATACGAAAGAGTCATCGGCAGCCCTTTCATGACGCCCGGCCTTTCCGGCAACATCACCCGCATTATCAACAACCGCGTTGTAGCCCACCACGTCGGGATGAAAGGCAGGGCATGGCAAACCACCCCCTATAAACTCATGCTCTCCTACTCCAGGAATTACGGTACTTACGGGAATCCCATGAAAAAAAATCAACTCTCCGGGGCCTTGGAAATCACCTTGCCATTCAAGAACTTACCGTTTGCCGTGGAAACGGGTATCTACGGCGATCTAGGTGACTTGTTTAAAGACAATTTCGGGTTCACGATTAAACTTAGTCGCAAGGGCAAACTCCTTAAATAA
- a CDS encoding FecR family protein — MTKMMMKELNKLIVKDIFNCLSEEDAERLRVLRIEWHIDDKAYERLKAMITSRDVHERIEHARREPNRWIRMVRYAAVLILPLCVAIYLLLHEESNPQSQLMARSQVEDKLPIPIRKQPTLVLDDGSVLQLHRANEEREVTSNAITNGNELIYSKKDKTAEGEEVAYNTVVTPQGGEYHVVLADGTKIWFNEETRLKFPVDFVGEVREVFLDRGEIYLNVAKDEEHPFIVHTENGDVRVLGTEFNVKCLSADRMFTTLVKGSVQVKRADAEVLLHPNQQAEVGNVVNVITVTDVDVEEIICWKDNMFFFKDVELETILEKLAEWYGFTVFYENAEAKQEKFFVRVDKYEEVDKILEVISEVGNVKFKIKGKVVTVYE, encoded by the coding sequence ATGACGAAAATGATGATGAAAGAATTAAATAAATTAATTGTAAAAGATATCTTTAATTGCTTATCGGAAGAAGATGCCGAGAGATTACGAGTTTTGCGTATCGAATGGCATATTGACGACAAGGCTTACGAGCGGTTAAAGGCCATGATCACGAGTCGAGATGTTCATGAACGGATAGAGCATGCGAGACGCGAACCGAATAGATGGATCCGAATGGTGCGTTATGCAGCGGTGTTGATTCTACCGCTGTGTGTTGCTATTTATCTTTTGTTGCACGAGGAAAGCAACCCGCAATCGCAACTAATGGCACGAAGCCAGGTAGAGGATAAATTACCTATCCCGATACGGAAACAACCGACATTGGTGTTGGATGATGGTTCTGTGTTGCAACTTCATCGTGCAAATGAAGAACGGGAGGTGACGTCTAACGCGATAACGAATGGTAACGAGTTGATTTATTCGAAAAAAGACAAAACGGCGGAAGGTGAAGAAGTGGCATACAACACGGTGGTCACGCCCCAAGGAGGTGAGTATCATGTGGTGTTGGCCGATGGAACAAAAATTTGGTTTAATGAAGAGACTCGATTGAAGTTTCCGGTAGATTTTGTCGGAGAGGTGCGTGAGGTATTCTTAGATCGAGGTGAGATCTATCTGAATGTGGCAAAAGACGAGGAACACCCGTTTATCGTACACACGGAAAATGGAGACGTGCGGGTATTGGGCACGGAGTTTAACGTGAAGTGTTTGTCGGCAGACCGGATGTTTACCACGTTGGTCAAGGGAAGCGTGCAAGTGAAGAGAGCGGATGCAGAAGTTTTGTTACACCCGAACCAGCAAGCGGAAGTAGGGAATGTGGTGAACGTGATCACGGTGACGGACGTGGACGTGGAAGAGATTATTTGTTGGAAGGACAACATGTTCTTTTTTAAAGACGTGGAGTTGGAGACGATATTGGAAAAATTGGCAGAATGGTATGGCTTCACTGTTTTTTATGAAAATGCAGAAGCAAAGCAGGAGAAATTTTTTGTACGTGTGGATAAATACGAGGAGGTGGATAAGATTTTGGAAGTGATTTCGGAGGTCGGTAATGTCAAATTTAAAATTAAAGGAAAAGTAGTAACAGTGTATGAATAA
- a CDS encoding O-antigen ligase family protein, which translates to MALTALIAYFLIFIYRNKGVKILSGIMFLLLTIFLSFTVTKAGILAFILGFGIINFYLLKHSSFRVRSAILIGIVLLVPIFGIFVFDGLKEKYKERTEEIKREVENVKRGVYAGGTIAPRIGFIRESFIHVDEFGVWGLGIYAKHRVNQWLQSSKDGLGAFTNVHNSFIHYWIQGGVLGLAMIVFLFCAPLYRMLRTQKVSWLICALLVIIFVMNNTCILLALNNSRLMILLLLGMFYFYGDVFWRLEKGDC; encoded by the coding sequence ATGGCTTTGACCGCGTTAATCGCTTACTTCTTGATTTTTATTTACAGGAATAAAGGGGTAAAAATTCTTTCAGGAATAATGTTTTTATTGCTTACGATTTTTTTGTCGTTTACAGTAACCAAAGCCGGTATTCTAGCTTTCATTTTAGGTTTTGGGATTATAAACTTCTACCTCTTAAAACATAGCTCGTTCCGTGTGCGTTCGGCAATACTTATCGGGATCGTGTTATTGGTTCCTATATTTGGAATCTTCGTGTTTGATGGTTTGAAGGAAAAATATAAAGAGCGTACGGAGGAGATCAAGAGAGAAGTTGAAAATGTAAAACGAGGTGTATACGCCGGAGGAACGATAGCCCCTCGCATCGGTTTTATACGAGAAAGTTTCATTCATGTTGACGAGTTCGGTGTTTGGGGATTGGGAATATACGCTAAACATAGAGTAAACCAGTGGCTTCAGTCCTCGAAAGATGGATTGGGGGCATTTACCAATGTGCACAATTCATTTATACATTATTGGATTCAAGGTGGGGTTTTGGGTTTGGCAATGATCGTATTTCTTTTTTGTGCTCCTCTCTATCGCATGTTAAGAACGCAGAAAGTTTCTTGGTTGATATGTGCTTTACTTGTTATTATATTCGTGATGAATAATACATGCATTTTGTTAGCGCTAAATAATTCAAGATTAATGATTTTACTATTATTAGGTATGTTCTATTTTTATGGAGATGTTTTCTGGCGATTGGAAAAAGGTGATTGCTAG
- a CDS encoding glycosyltransferase family 9 protein, with product MKRIIICMPNFIGDSINTIPAIELIWQTFPQAQITLLGPSFLKELFKYDPRISNIIVSNKKKKNYFKNIFAISRGRYDWGILFTNTFMTALLLRLAFVKRLVGYKNECRGFLLNFKRPLNRNVHYINRYAMLVNEWLGNKFTYLPPLKLYYKQERNFHFANNNPIIGLYLGGTNKKFRRYPEEQAVALLRMLRNYNLVFIGDANDAVTQSSYVQKAGIDNVLDLSGKTSVGELVTSIANMDVLITIDSAAMHIAAAVKTAFIALLGLSTSPTSTILPRTQASVFLKIENNLINEADYIKNITPEIICKNVDMLVNRTKNRNDAQQGM from the coding sequence ATGAAGAGGATTATTATCTGTATGCCTAATTTTATCGGGGATTCAATAAATACAATTCCTGCAATTGAATTAATCTGGCAAACCTTTCCTCAAGCACAGATTACCTTATTGGGTCCTTCTTTCTTGAAAGAATTGTTCAAATATGATCCTAGAATTTCTAACATAATTGTTTCTAACAAGAAGAAAAAGAATTATTTCAAAAATATTTTTGCCATATCGAGGGGCAGGTATGATTGGGGAATTTTATTTACGAATACGTTTATGACGGCCTTGTTATTGAGGCTTGCATTTGTGAAACGACTTGTTGGCTATAAAAATGAATGTAGAGGTTTTTTGTTGAATTTCAAACGTCCTTTGAATCGTAACGTGCACTATATTAATCGATATGCCATGCTCGTTAATGAATGGTTGGGGAATAAGTTCACTTATTTACCACCCTTGAAATTGTATTATAAACAAGAACGTAATTTTCATTTCGCGAATAATAATCCCATCATAGGATTGTATTTAGGCGGAACGAATAAAAAGTTTCGTCGTTATCCGGAGGAGCAGGCTGTTGCACTATTGAGGATGTTGCGGAATTATAATTTAGTCTTCATTGGAGACGCCAATGATGCCGTTACACAGTCCTCTTATGTACAAAAAGCCGGGATCGACAACGTTTTAGACTTGTCGGGAAAAACATCCGTGGGGGAATTGGTGACAAGTATCGCGAATATGGATGTATTGATCACGATCGATTCGGCAGCCATGCATATTGCAGCGGCGGTAAAAACAGCATTCATCGCACTTCTTGGATTATCTACGAGTCCTACCTCCACCATTCTCCCAAGGACGCAAGCAAGCGTGTTTTTAAAGATTGAAAATAACCTGATCAATGAAGCGGATTATATAAAGAATATTACTCCGGAAATTATTTGCAAAAATGTGGATATGTTAGTAAATAGAACGAAAAATAGAAATGATGCCCAACAAGGAATGTAA
- a CDS encoding RagB/SusD family nutrient uptake outer membrane protein, translating to MKIYKYILPLLLFLGGCSDFLDYKDKDKVIPSNLDEYNELVFGELIAKSSEAVCYNIMIMSDDVGSMVNGNERDYRDDYLSWYNWAKEPQMKKNGDELIDPAWEFFYHKILICNMIEEKVNEFEDDAEGMKFRLLGEVQAIRAMSYWYLINMYGEPWRSEEQAKTAMGVPVNTETSIVDKTYVRETLAKNYELIEADLKSALNNLGKGQVMKTVFRPNKEVIRLFLSRIYLEQKRFDEVITVCSDLLEETSKSVMTLERLRINYDNWTSYDPIISRDATNLLFSWWNRGAVAGFNVTEYSVGKFCVSPDLMAIATENSNDIRGNSYTFWNYNGTELYKYKSDYSKCFGMNYRIEEVYFNRAEAYLNTNQRDLAMADLTEVYKQRIMNEANPKLEAASDEEAVKIFRKEKRKEFCFEDIRWFDIRRWGLAVEHVYQNINNKEVYETYVLEAESPNYVLSLPMDLQRRNDKIEQAQRVETIVKN from the coding sequence ATGAAGATATATAAATATATATTGCCATTGCTTTTGTTCCTTGGCGGATGCAGTGATTTTTTGGATTACAAAGACAAGGATAAGGTGATACCTTCTAATTTGGATGAATACAACGAATTGGTGTTTGGTGAATTAATCGCTAAATCATCGGAGGCTGTTTGTTACAATATCATGATCATGAGTGACGATGTGGGGAGTATGGTGAATGGAAATGAACGAGATTATCGGGATGATTATTTGAGCTGGTATAATTGGGCAAAAGAGCCTCAGATGAAAAAGAACGGGGATGAGTTGATTGATCCGGCATGGGAATTTTTCTATCATAAAATATTAATATGCAATATGATAGAAGAGAAGGTGAATGAATTTGAAGACGATGCCGAAGGCATGAAATTTCGGTTATTAGGAGAAGTGCAGGCCATACGGGCGATGTCGTATTGGTATTTGATAAACATGTATGGAGAACCCTGGCGTAGCGAAGAACAAGCCAAAACGGCGATGGGAGTTCCTGTAAACACGGAGACAAGTATTGTGGACAAGACCTACGTGCGCGAAACGTTGGCCAAGAATTACGAGTTGATCGAGGCGGATTTGAAAAGCGCGTTAAACAATTTGGGAAAAGGACAAGTTATGAAAACGGTTTTCCGTCCCAACAAGGAGGTGATTCGCCTATTTTTGTCAAGGATTTACTTGGAACAAAAGCGTTTTGACGAGGTGATAACGGTTTGCAGTGATTTGTTGGAGGAAACGTCAAAATCGGTGATGACGTTGGAGCGGTTGAGGATAAATTATGACAATTGGACCAGCTATGACCCGATTATTTCAAGAGATGCAACCAATTTACTTTTCTCGTGGTGGAACAGGGGTGCCGTGGCAGGTTTTAACGTGACGGAATATTCGGTAGGAAAATTCTGTGTTTCTCCTGATCTAATGGCTATTGCCACTGAAAATTCAAACGATATTCGAGGAAATAGTTACACGTTTTGGAATTATAACGGAACGGAGTTATACAAATACAAGTCGGATTATTCCAAATGTTTCGGTATGAACTATCGTATAGAGGAGGTTTATTTCAACCGGGCCGAGGCTTATCTTAACACCAATCAACGAGATTTGGCCATGGCGGACTTAACGGAAGTCTACAAGCAACGCATCATGAACGAGGCGAACCCCAAACTGGAGGCTGCCAGCGATGAAGAGGCGGTGAAAATTTTCAGAAAAGAGAAACGTAAAGAGTTTTGTTTCGAAGATATTCGCTGGTTCGATATCCGGCGTTGGGGATTGGCTGTTGAACATGTGTATCAAAATATAAATAACAAGGAAGTTTACGAAACCTATGTTTTAGAGGCTGAAAGTCCCAATTATGTGTTGTCATTACCGATGGATCTTCAACGAAGAAACGATAAAATCGAGCAAGCTCAACGAGTAGAAACTATTGTAAAAAATTAA
- a CDS encoding SusC/RagA family TonB-linked outer membrane protein, which produces MKKCLITGGNHVKKIPLLGLLCLWILYLSCPVYAQSEEANVNIDVKDAAVKEVLEVLKKHNYRLVYSTAVIEACKKKVTLKMKGATPSQVLDEAFKGTNLVYKITGNLITIKEVKKDETLVAKGVVKDEKGEPMPGVSVIIKGTVTGTSTDTKGNFQIRVPENSILLFSFLGMESESLLCDSEDPVTIVMKERVNEMDEVLITGYQIFKKRELTSSIVSLGAEDIIEPVGSSLDQMLQGKVPGMSVMQMTSTVGAAPKIRIRGSSTIIGNREPLWVLDGIVLSDPVKLDPTELNSMDRVNLIGNAISGLNPEDIERIDVLKDASATALYGSKAANGVIVITTKRGKVGAPSIRFSTSMSFMERPSYNKQFRMNSKERIEVSEEIQNRGLQFDGFSPSDVGYEGALYRLWDGQITMNEFYREVKKMKEENTDWYDLLFRNSFSQSYTLSASGGTDRADYYFSVGYSNQQGSQLQEQGERFSFMTNLGFKFSERLRATVNMAASINRTDRPTVDLNEYAYTTSRAIPAYNEDGSYYFYGKEPATNLGGAVVLNYNVFNELAHSGSTQTVRSINTHVDVSYAAAPWLNLDLTLSYNTSSTLAETSYGERSFKVSTYRNTPYGFDRSSLSDSQLKNLREYTCLIPYGGILNTSNDGNDAYMIRASFNANKMFNEVHSFSLTAGFEATSSKYKGYAREDWGYLPERGKKFVTLENLSDWPAAILAMQGLKTSVSDNTSNFISYYASFSYGFRGKYFLSANVRGDGSNKLGETARFLPIWSFSGRWNITDENFMLPLENVLSNLDVRGSYGIQAQVTDAHNPNLIISLGSLHANSEQYAATVSSLPNLDLKWEKTNSFNLGVDFDLFKGVLYGSFDYYHRKSKDQLMTVEIESTNGGKVVMINGGNLINKGWELSLAFSPIKTKDIALDLSFNTGKNYNSVSNIVNRTETYSDYLSGSIVKNGYALNSFYSYQFDGLDSSGRPKFKGLKDYDEEGNVIISNKEEALASALKYSGKREADFSGGFSLSFRYKRMMLSSRFSLSLGNKIRLNDLYDGDSFKLPYPAQNMSSEFVDRWQKPGDEEHTNIPALSDEFLTIAGMNPDNKGNVMNASSTVAYSYWQMYNDSDLRVVSGNFLRCTGLSFSYSLSDHIVRKLFMKSASLSLGVTNPFVIKSKKLKGRDPEQVTLGSGTIPPQQSYSLMLNLTF; this is translated from the coding sequence ATGAAAAAATGTTTGATTACAGGGGGTAATCATGTAAAAAAAATCCCCCTCTTAGGGTTGTTATGCCTTTGGATTTTGTATTTGAGTTGTCCGGTTTACGCTCAAAGTGAGGAGGCAAATGTGAATATCGATGTAAAAGATGCCGCAGTTAAAGAGGTTTTGGAGGTGCTGAAGAAACATAATTATCGCTTGGTGTATTCAACGGCGGTGATTGAGGCCTGTAAGAAAAAAGTGACGTTGAAGATGAAGGGGGCAACTCCATCGCAAGTGCTTGATGAAGCATTTAAAGGCACAAATTTGGTTTATAAAATAACCGGGAATTTGATCACGATTAAAGAGGTGAAAAAAGATGAAACTCTTGTGGCAAAGGGCGTGGTGAAAGATGAAAAGGGAGAGCCAATGCCGGGAGTGTCCGTGATTATCAAAGGTACGGTGACCGGTACATCTACCGATACGAAGGGTAATTTCCAGATCCGGGTGCCGGAAAATAGTATTTTGCTTTTCTCATTTTTGGGCATGGAGAGCGAATCTTTGCTTTGCGATTCGGAAGATCCGGTAACGATTGTCATGAAAGAGCGGGTGAACGAGATGGACGAAGTGTTGATTACCGGATACCAGATATTTAAAAAGAGAGAGTTGACATCGTCTATCGTGTCATTGGGTGCGGAAGATATTATTGAACCGGTAGGTTCGTCACTCGACCAGATGTTGCAGGGGAAGGTGCCGGGGATGTCTGTTATGCAAATGACCTCCACGGTGGGTGCGGCCCCGAAAATTCGTATTCGCGGTTCTTCCACGATTATTGGTAACCGGGAGCCGTTGTGGGTGCTGGACGGTATCGTGCTGAGCGATCCCGTGAAACTGGATCCGACGGAATTGAATAGCATGGACCGCGTGAATTTGATCGGTAATGCTATTTCCGGGTTGAATCCCGAGGATATAGAACGTATTGATGTTTTGAAAGACGCTTCGGCAACGGCACTTTACGGATCGAAGGCGGCTAACGGTGTGATTGTGATCACAACGAAACGCGGAAAAGTGGGAGCTCCTTCCATTCGTTTCAGTACTTCGATGAGTTTTATGGAGAGACCTAGTTACAATAAGCAATTTCGGATGAATTCGAAGGAGAGGATCGAAGTGTCGGAAGAGATTCAAAACCGGGGATTGCAATTTGACGGTTTCTCTCCGAGTGATGTCGGATATGAAGGTGCGCTATATCGTTTGTGGGATGGGCAGATCACGATGAACGAGTTTTACCGGGAGGTGAAAAAAATGAAAGAAGAGAACACGGATTGGTACGATTTGTTGTTCCGCAATTCGTTTAGCCAATCCTACACGTTGTCGGCATCCGGAGGAACGGACCGGGCTGACTACTATTTCTCGGTGGGATATTCTAATCAACAGGGTTCTCAGTTACAAGAACAAGGGGAGCGTTTTAGTTTCATGACGAACTTGGGATTCAAGTTTTCAGAACGCTTGCGGGCAACGGTCAACATGGCTGCCAGTATTAATCGGACCGATCGTCCCACGGTGGATTTGAACGAGTACGCTTACACGACATCCCGGGCCATACCGGCTTATAATGAAGATGGTTCTTACTATTTCTACGGGAAGGAGCCTGCCACGAATTTAGGAGGAGCGGTTGTTTTGAATTACAATGTATTTAACGAGTTGGCACATTCCGGTTCTACGCAAACCGTGCGTTCCATAAATACGCACGTGGATGTGAGTTATGCCGCTGCTCCGTGGTTGAATTTGGACCTTACCTTGTCGTACAACACGAGTTCCACGTTGGCAGAAACGTCCTATGGCGAACGTAGTTTTAAAGTGAGCACTTATCGCAACACCCCCTACGGTTTTGACCGTAGTTCGCTGTCAGATTCCCAATTGAAAAATTTGAGAGAGTACACTTGTTTGATTCCTTACGGTGGAATCCTGAACACGAGTAATGATGGAAACGATGCTTACATGATTCGTGCTTCTTTCAATGCGAACAAGATGTTTAACGAGGTACACAGTTTTTCATTGACGGCCGGATTTGAGGCAACCAGTTCCAAATATAAAGGGTATGCCCGAGAGGATTGGGGATATTTGCCCGAACGAGGAAAGAAGTTCGTGACTTTGGAAAATTTGTCGGATTGGCCCGCAGCCATTTTGGCTATGCAAGGATTGAAGACATCGGTATCTGATAACACGTCTAATTTTATCTCGTATTATGCTTCTTTTTCTTACGGTTTCCGTGGGAAATACTTTTTGTCGGCCAACGTGCGCGGTGACGGTTCCAATAAATTAGGTGAGACGGCCCGCTTTTTACCGATATGGTCTTTCTCGGGAAGATGGAATATCACGGATGAAAATTTTATGCTTCCGTTAGAAAACGTGTTGAGTAATTTGGACGTTCGCGGATCTTATGGTATTCAAGCACAAGTGACGGATGCACACAATCCCAATTTGATTATATCATTGGGTTCCTTGCACGCGAATTCCGAGCAATATGCAGCCACCGTCTCTTCCTTGCCGAACTTGGATTTGAAGTGGGAGAAAACAAATAGCTTTAATCTTGGGGTTGATTTTGATTTATTCAAAGGAGTTTTATACGGTTCTTTTGATTATTACCATCGGAAGAGTAAGGATCAATTGATGACGGTTGAGATTGAATCTACAAACGGAGGCAAGGTTGTGATGATTAATGGAGGAAACTTGATTAATAAAGGATGGGAATTGTCCCTCGCTTTTAGTCCGATAAAGACCAAAGACATCGCCTTGGATTTATCTTTTAACACGGGAAAAAATTATAACAGCGTTTCGAATATCGTGAATAGAACGGAAACGTATAGTGATTATTTAAGTGGTTCCATCGTAAAGAACGGGTACGCGTTGAATTCATTCTATTCTTATCAGTTTGATGGATTGGATAGTTCCGGGCGTCCGAAGTTTAAGGGACTGAAAGATTATGACGAAGAGGGGAATGTGATTATATCGAATAAAGAAGAGGCTTTGGCATCCGCGTTGAAGTATAGCGGAAAGCGGGAAGCAGATTTCTCCGGAGGTTTTTCACTGTCTTTCCGTTATAAACGAATGATGTTGTCGTCTAGGTTCTCATTGTCGTTGGGAAATAAGATTCGGTTAAATGATTTGTATGACGGTGATAGTTTCAAACTGCCTTATCCGGCACAAAACATGAGTTCCGAATTCGTTGATCGCTGGCAAAAGCCGGGTGACGAAGAGCATACCAATATTCCGGCGCTGTCGGATGAATTTCTTACGATAGCGGGCATGAACCCGGACAATAAAGGAAACGTGATGAATGCATCGTCTACGGTTGCTTATAGCTATTGGCAGATGTATAATGACAGCGACTTGCGTGTGGTTTCAGGTAACTTTTTGCGTTGTACGGGGCTCTCTTTTTCATACTCGTTGTCAGATCATATTGTACGGAAATTATTCATGAAGAGTGCTTCTTTGAGTTTGGGTGTAACGAATCCTTTTGTGATAAAATCTAAAAAACTAAAAGGACGCGATCCCGAGCAAGTAACGTTGGGTTCGGGTACGATACCTCCTCAGCAATCGTACTCTTTGATGTTGAATTTAACTTTTTAA